One Cellulomonas sp. Y8 DNA segment encodes these proteins:
- a CDS encoding Ig-like domain-containing protein, whose amino-acid sequence MGGLLLAALVPGGPAQAAPADDCAAPTRTVSGGATGAALDIAAGEVVLLAGGTQVGGVGSLPAGATLCVAAGATLAPAYMNNAAGTIYVAPGGTATMPSVAVNAGFVLDNAGTATFAGLALNGPGTVFNAAGATLTITGAFTPAAGTVVNDGTLALPGGATLNSAVSLTNNGTLTAAGTTIVNGPFRNAGTATLAGDLVVNGSGALTNLCALQAAGGFTNNGGSSSTGLVALGGGFVNQGTWRQAPTGALTATTLADDGAVTGFGRYVFSGTTGVQGGFDGDSAFVPIFVDVPGATFPDTGGGSVTNVDLRALTVPGPADYPAPDCADPVGPASADVQVSKTGPAFVGPGGQLTYTVDVTNAGPDEAVGVTVTDALPPALTGVTASGGGVVAPPTVTWSLGTLAVGATVTLTVTGTAPDSGVLVNTVSATATTPDPDASNNDGTAGSETVTTEVTPGPDVVDPPTADDLVRETVVGRPIVSTVTGSSPDPDLQLRFSTVTGPSDGVLILLPGGRFGYLPDAGFVGTDSFTYQVCDNQDPVRCSAPATVTLIVHPLAVDDETTTLVNTAVTIDVLANDPPGAVLSPTLVDLPDHGLVTVDPATGSVVYTPGPGYLGTDSFTYQACSPDDSADCATAVVTVHVWPDNLPPAAPPLFLETTVDTPVSGDPAVSDPDGDAVTIVQTFPTAAGGTVTLAGGTTTYTPPPGFAGRDLYQYTVCDDGIPVLCSTGLVTVLVDPVAVDDAATTPEGTPVAIDVAANDSGTVLPPDVTVPPAHGTVALVDGVLVYTPAPGFVGTDTFTYQVCAADVSPACASADVSVVVTGAEDPGESGPGGGTGGSTGDSGGSTGGGSGVLAAGDLPRTGAETLPLAVLALGLAGAGVALRVAVLRSRPARVRVRGRDSRR is encoded by the coding sequence GTGGGCGGGCTGCTGCTCGCGGCCCTGGTCCCCGGCGGGCCGGCGCAGGCCGCCCCCGCGGACGACTGCGCGGCGCCCACCCGGACCGTCAGCGGCGGGGCGACCGGCGCGGCGCTCGACATCGCCGCCGGCGAGGTCGTCCTGCTCGCGGGCGGGACCCAGGTCGGCGGGGTCGGCTCGCTGCCGGCGGGCGCGACGCTGTGCGTGGCGGCGGGGGCGACGCTCGCGCCGGCCTACATGAACAACGCGGCCGGCACGATCTACGTCGCGCCGGGCGGGACGGCGACGATGCCGTCCGTCGCGGTGAACGCGGGGTTCGTGCTGGACAACGCCGGGACGGCCACGTTCGCCGGGCTCGCGCTCAACGGCCCGGGGACCGTGTTCAACGCGGCGGGGGCGACGCTGACCATCACCGGCGCGTTCACCCCCGCGGCCGGCACGGTCGTCAACGACGGCACGCTGGCGCTGCCGGGCGGCGCGACGCTCAACTCCGCGGTCTCGCTCACCAACAACGGCACGCTCACGGCCGCGGGCACGACGATCGTCAACGGCCCGTTCCGGAACGCCGGCACCGCGACGCTCGCCGGCGACCTGGTCGTCAACGGCTCGGGCGCGCTGACCAACCTGTGCGCGCTCCAGGCGGCCGGCGGGTTCACCAACAACGGGGGGTCAAGCAGCACCGGCCTGGTCGCGCTGGGTGGCGGCTTCGTCAACCAGGGCACCTGGCGGCAGGCGCCCACCGGCGCGCTCACCGCGACCACGCTCGCCGACGACGGCGCCGTCACCGGGTTCGGGCGGTACGTGTTCAGCGGCACGACCGGGGTGCAGGGCGGGTTCGACGGCGACTCCGCGTTCGTGCCGATCTTCGTCGACGTCCCCGGCGCGACCTTCCCCGACACCGGCGGGGGTTCGGTGACCAACGTCGACCTGCGCGCCCTCACGGTGCCCGGGCCCGCCGACTACCCCGCGCCCGACTGCGCCGACCCGGTCGGTCCCGCGTCCGCGGACGTGCAGGTCAGCAAGACCGGGCCGGCCTTCGTGGGCCCCGGCGGCCAGCTCACGTACACGGTCGACGTGACCAACGCCGGGCCCGACGAGGCGGTCGGCGTCACCGTCACCGACGCGCTCCCGCCCGCCCTCACCGGCGTGACGGCGTCGGGCGGCGGGGTGGTCGCCCCGCCGACGGTCACCTGGTCGCTGGGGACGCTCGCGGTCGGCGCGACGGTCACGCTCACCGTCACCGGCACCGCGCCGGACAGCGGCGTGCTGGTGAACACGGTGAGCGCCACCGCGACCACGCCCGACCCGGACGCCTCGAACAACGACGGCACGGCCGGGTCCGAGACGGTGACCACCGAGGTCACGCCGGGGCCGGACGTCGTGGACCCGCCGACCGCCGACGACCTCGTGCGGGAGACCGTGGTCGGGCGGCCGATCGTCTCGACCGTCACCGGCAGCAGCCCCGACCCGGACCTGCAGCTGCGGTTCAGCACCGTGACGGGACCGTCCGACGGCGTGCTGATCCTGCTGCCCGGCGGCCGGTTCGGGTACCTCCCGGACGCCGGGTTCGTCGGCACGGACTCGTTCACGTACCAGGTGTGCGACAACCAGGACCCGGTGCGGTGCAGCGCCCCCGCCACGGTGACCCTGATCGTGCACCCGCTCGCGGTCGACGACGAGACGACCACCCTCGTGAACACCGCCGTCACCATCGACGTGCTCGCCAACGACCCGCCCGGGGCGGTGCTGTCCCCGACGCTCGTCGACCTGCCCGACCACGGCCTCGTCACCGTCGACCCCGCGACCGGGTCCGTCGTCTACACCCCCGGCCCCGGCTACCTCGGCACGGACTCCTTCACGTACCAGGCGTGCTCGCCCGACGACTCGGCCGACTGCGCCACCGCCGTCGTGACCGTGCACGTGTGGCCGGACAACCTGCCGCCGGCCGCGCCGCCGCTGTTCCTGGAGACGACGGTCGACACCCCCGTCTCGGGCGACCCCGCCGTCAGCGACCCCGACGGCGACGCGGTCACGATCGTGCAGACGTTCCCGACCGCCGCCGGCGGCACCGTGACGCTCGCCGGCGGCACGACCACCTACACGCCGCCGCCCGGGTTCGCCGGTCGCGACCTGTACCAGTACACGGTGTGCGACGACGGGATCCCGGTGCTGTGCAGCACCGGCCTCGTGACGGTGCTCGTCGACCCGGTGGCGGTGGACGACGCCGCGACGACGCCCGAGGGCACCCCGGTGGCGATCGACGTCGCCGCCAACGACTCCGGCACGGTCCTGCCGCCGGACGTCACCGTGCCGCCGGCGCACGGCACGGTCGCACTGGTCGACGGCGTGCTGGTCTACACGCCGGCGCCCGGGTTCGTCGGGACGGACACGTTCACCTACCAGGTGTGCGCGGCCGACGTGTCGCCCGCCTGCGCGAGCGCGGACGTCAGCGTCGTGGTGACCGGCGCGGAGGACCCGGGCGAGAGCGGCCCGGGCGGCGGGACCGGCGGGTCGACCGGGGACTCCGGCGGGTCGACGGGCGGCGGCTCGGGCGTGCTCGCGGCCGGCGACCTGCCCCGCACCGGCGCCGAGACCCTGCCGCTCGCGGTGCTGGCGCTCGGCCTGGCCGGGGCTGGCGTCGCACTGCGGGTGGCCGTGCTCCGGTCCCGGCCGGCGCGGGTCCGGGTCCGGGGGCGGGACTCCCGCCGCTGA
- a CDS encoding YchJ family protein: MPTPTRCPCLSGLPYDECCGPRHRGERTAATAEALMRSRYSAFAVGDAAYLLRTWHPSTRPRTVDLDDAVVWRRLDVLGTDRGGPFDSAGTVEFRASYSDPQGRGSLHEVSRFVREDGAWTYVDGSVDPG; the protein is encoded by the coding sequence GTGCCGACCCCGACCCGCTGCCCCTGCCTGAGCGGCCTGCCCTACGACGAGTGCTGCGGGCCGCGGCACCGGGGTGAGCGGACCGCCGCCACCGCCGAGGCGCTCATGCGGTCCCGGTACAGCGCGTTCGCCGTCGGGGACGCCGCGTACCTCCTGAGGACCTGGCACCCCTCGACCCGCCCCCGGACGGTCGACCTCGACGACGCGGTGGTGTGGCGGAGGCTGGACGTCCTCGGCACCGACCGCGGCGGACCGTTCGACTCCGCCGGGACCGTCGAGTTCCGCGCCTCGTACAGCGACCCGCAGGGTCGCGGGTCGCTGCACGAGGTCAGCCGGTTCGTCCGCGAGGACGGCGCCTGGACCTACGTCGACGGGTCCGTGGACCCCGGCTGA